Proteins encoded in a region of the Desulfovibrio gilichinskyi genome:
- the speB gene encoding agmatinase has protein sequence MATHFLEGEISNESPEDASFHIIPVPLESSVSYGAGTASGPEAIIEASTQLELWDGKSIPAEGGIHTAEPIDCSKDISKTIDDVEDAVSYAVECEAIPFIIGGEHTVTIGALRALQQKYGRFGIVQFDAHADLRDTYEGSLYSHACVMRRASEDLKLPIFQIGVRALCSEEVEYRKEAEVLHLDARKLYLRGIPKILLPADFPEKIYITFDVDGLDPSVIRATGTPVPGGLSWHDALTLLERAVSGRKVIGADVVELAPSEGDHASDFAAAQLAYQIMGLCSPEY, from the coding sequence ATGGCTACGCATTTTCTTGAAGGGGAAATTTCAAACGAAAGCCCCGAAGACGCTTCTTTCCATATTATTCCAGTTCCACTTGAATCATCTGTTTCTTACGGAGCAGGTACTGCATCAGGTCCTGAAGCAATCATAGAAGCATCCACACAACTGGAGCTATGGGACGGCAAATCCATTCCCGCAGAAGGCGGCATTCATACTGCAGAACCTATTGATTGTTCAAAAGATATTTCTAAAACAATTGATGATGTAGAAGATGCTGTTTCCTACGCGGTAGAGTGCGAAGCTATACCTTTCATCATTGGCGGTGAGCACACCGTCACAATCGGAGCACTGCGTGCTTTACAGCAGAAATATGGACGCTTTGGGATAGTTCAGTTTGATGCACACGCAGATCTGCGCGACACGTATGAAGGCTCTCTTTACAGCCACGCCTGCGTAATGCGCCGCGCAAGTGAAGATTTGAAACTTCCAATTTTCCAGATAGGCGTACGCGCTCTATGCTCAGAAGAAGTTGAATACCGTAAAGAAGCAGAAGTACTGCACCTTGATGCGCGGAAACTTTACTTAAGAGGAATCCCTAAAATCCTTCTTCCGGCTGACTTTCCGGAAAAAATCTACATCACTTTTGATGTGGACGGTCTTGACCCGTCAGTTATCCGCGCAACAGGAACCCCTGTCCCTGGCGGATTAAGCTGGCACGACGCCCTGACTTTGCTTGAACGGGCTGTATCAGGAAGAAAAGTCATCGGAGCAGACGTTGTTGAATTAGCTCCGAGCGAAGGCGATCACGCTTCCGACTTTGCAGCTGCTCAGCTGGCCTATCAGATCATGGGGTTATGTTCTCCTGAATATTAA
- a CDS encoding tetratricopeptide repeat protein: MKKDSSLMVCVVRSIIQIAFLTGLLHGCALFGNPINNAIELSSEKQYDKAVQLLDNVIESDASDITKAQAFMLRGKNYTSLHEYKYAYRDLQVAWKISCEIYQNYPEHKLLPKTADSNSTDTKPSHSTFHPAYACVETIPILLDNLKPFTSDFAAIMATQEASKIIKEMFPSLPK, translated from the coding sequence ATGAAAAAAGACAGCTCGTTAATGGTCTGCGTAGTAAGATCAATAATACAGATTGCCTTTTTAACCGGGCTTCTCCACGGATGTGCACTCTTCGGCAATCCCATAAACAATGCAATTGAGCTGAGCAGTGAAAAACAATACGATAAGGCAGTTCAACTGTTAGACAATGTTATTGAATCTGATGCATCAGACATAACAAAAGCGCAGGCTTTCATGCTTCGAGGTAAAAATTATACCAGCTTGCATGAATATAAATATGCGTACCGCGATTTGCAGGTAGCGTGGAAAATATCATGCGAAATTTATCAAAATTATCCTGAGCATAAATTGCTCCCCAAGACTGCCGATTCTAACTCAACTGACACAAAGCCTTCACACTCCACGTTTCATCCGGCATATGCCTGTGTGGAAACAATTCCGATATTGCTCGACAATTTGAAACCGTTTACAAGCGATTTTGCAGCAATAATGGCAACGCAGGAGGCGTCCAAAATTATTAAAGAAATGTTTCCGTCACTACCTAAGTGA
- the nspC gene encoding carboxynorspermidine decarboxylase has protein sequence MGRSGTVVDGHTEFRFSTSELETPSYVIDEGLLKNNLEVLSSIKEQTGCRILLALKCFAMFSTFPVLSEKLDGVCASSPHEARLGREEFEREVHTFAAAYSEKDIRDLCLTSDHIVFNSFAQLDKFRHLVKELASAQNREIELAVRINPEHSEGATPIYDPCSPGSRLGIRRAHFDLSNLEGVTGLHWHNLCEQDADCLERTIRAVEKSFADVLPRMRYVNFGGGHHITRPDYDRNLLVKLITEFKNKWDVEVYLEPGEAVALNTGYLVSKVLDVTQADIPIVIMDSAVPCHMPDVIEMPYRPHIVGSGEAGEKAWTCRIGGPSCLAGDVAGEYSFNTPLKAGDTLVFTDMAIYSMVKTNTFNGIQLPSITIYRPESDEITVIRQFGYEDFKNRLS, from the coding sequence ATGGGTAGAAGTGGAACTGTAGTGGACGGGCACACAGAATTCCGCTTCAGTACTTCTGAACTGGAAACTCCATCTTATGTGATTGACGAGGGCCTCCTGAAAAATAATCTGGAGGTCCTCTCCTCTATCAAAGAGCAAACCGGCTGCAGGATTCTTCTTGCACTCAAATGTTTCGCCATGTTCAGCACTTTTCCGGTACTCTCCGAGAAACTGGACGGGGTGTGCGCAAGCTCACCTCATGAAGCAAGACTCGGGCGTGAAGAATTCGAACGCGAAGTTCATACTTTTGCCGCAGCATATTCTGAAAAAGATATCCGTGATCTGTGCCTGACAAGTGATCACATAGTTTTCAACTCATTTGCGCAACTTGATAAATTCCGGCATCTCGTAAAAGAGCTGGCATCTGCGCAAAATCGTGAAATTGAACTTGCAGTCCGGATTAATCCGGAGCACTCTGAAGGTGCAACACCGATCTATGATCCATGTTCACCGGGTTCTCGTCTCGGTATTCGCAGAGCTCACTTTGACCTGAGCAACCTTGAAGGAGTGACGGGGCTACACTGGCACAATCTTTGTGAACAAGACGCGGACTGCCTTGAGAGAACCATCAGGGCAGTAGAAAAAAGTTTTGCCGATGTTCTGCCGCGTATGCGTTACGTCAACTTCGGCGGGGGCCATCACATAACAAGGCCGGACTATGATAGGAATCTACTGGTAAAACTCATCACCGAATTTAAAAATAAATGGGATGTTGAAGTTTATCTGGAACCCGGTGAAGCGGTGGCGTTAAATACAGGCTACCTCGTTTCAAAAGTGCTGGATGTGACGCAGGCGGACATACCCATAGTTATTATGGATTCCGCTGTTCCGTGCCATATGCCGGATGTAATCGAGATGCCGTACCGCCCGCATATTGTCGGGTCAGGTGAAGCCGGTGAAAAAGCTTGGACTTGCAGAATAGGCGGCCCTTCCTGTCTTGCCGGAGACGTTGCTGGAGAGTACTCTTTCAATACTCCGCTTAAAGCCGGAGACACTCTGGTTTTCACAGATATGGCTATCTATTCCATGGTTAAGACTAATACCTTCAATGGTATTCAATTACCTTCAATAACCATCTACAGACCTGAATCAGACGAAATAACAGTTATTCGTCAATTCGGCTATGAAGACTTCAAAAATCGCCTGTCATAG
- a CDS encoding saccharopine dehydrogenase family protein: protein MSKVLIIGAGGVGSVAVHKCAQIPEVFTEIHLASRTKAKCDAIAESVKTRTGVTVATYKVDADNVPETVELLKKIKPDLLVNLALPYQDLTLMDACLEVGVNYMDTANYEPLDEAKFEYKWQWAYQERFKEAGLMALLGSGFDPGVTNIYAAHAMKHHFDEIHELDIIDCNAGDHGQAFATNFNPEINIREITQRGRYWERGEWVETDPLAWSMDYTFPDGIGEKKCYLMYHEELESLAINIKGLKRARFWMTFSEKYLTHLKVLENIGMTSIEPIEYNGQMIQPIKFLTAVLPEPGSLGPLTKGRTCIGNVMTGVKDGKEKKMYIYNICSHEAAYKEVGSQAISYTTGVPAMIGAMMMLTGKWTGKGVFNMEQLDPDPFMEALNKHGLPWVEVEL, encoded by the coding sequence ATGTCTAAAGTTCTAATCATAGGTGCCGGAGGCGTCGGCAGTGTTGCTGTTCACAAATGCGCTCAGATTCCGGAAGTTTTCACTGAAATACATCTCGCCAGCCGCACCAAGGCTAAATGCGATGCTATTGCTGAATCCGTTAAAACACGCACAGGCGTAACGGTAGCAACATATAAGGTTGACGCTGACAACGTACCCGAAACAGTTGAACTTCTCAAAAAGATAAAGCCTGATCTTTTGGTCAATCTTGCCCTGCCGTATCAGGATCTGACCCTCATGGACGCATGCCTTGAGGTCGGAGTCAATTACATGGATACTGCCAACTATGAACCTCTTGATGAAGCTAAATTTGAATATAAATGGCAGTGGGCATATCAGGAACGTTTCAAAGAAGCCGGTTTAATGGCCCTTCTCGGTTCAGGTTTCGATCCGGGTGTTACCAATATATATGCAGCCCACGCCATGAAACACCACTTTGATGAAATTCATGAGCTGGATATTATAGACTGCAACGCAGGTGATCATGGTCAAGCGTTTGCTACCAATTTCAACCCTGAAATCAACATCAGGGAAATAACTCAGCGCGGTCGCTATTGGGAACGCGGGGAATGGGTGGAAACTGATCCGCTGGCTTGGTCTATGGATTATACTTTCCCTGACGGTATCGGTGAAAAAAAATGTTACCTCATGTACCACGAAGAACTGGAATCGCTTGCCATAAATATTAAAGGGCTCAAGCGCGCCCGTTTCTGGATGACATTTTCCGAAAAATATCTCACTCACTTAAAAGTGCTTGAGAATATCGGCATGACTTCCATTGAGCCTATCGAATACAACGGGCAGATGATTCAGCCCATTAAATTCCTGACAGCAGTCCTGCCGGAACCGGGGTCACTCGGTCCTCTTACAAAGGGACGCACCTGTATAGGCAATGTCATGACAGGTGTAAAAGACGGCAAAGAAAAGAAAATGTATATTTACAACATATGCAGCCATGAAGCAGCATATAAGGAAGTAGGCTCTCAGGCTATTTCCTACACTACCGGAGTTCCTGCCATGATCGGAGCAATGATGATGCTCACCGGAAAATGGACAGGCAAAGGTGTTTTCAACATGGAACAGCTTGACCCTGACCCTTTCATGGAAGCACTGAACAAACACGGTCTGCCATGGGTAGAAGTGGAACTGTAG
- the speA gene encoding biosynthetic arginine decarboxylase, with product MTNTLERWTAERSTELYGVREWGAGFFGISDNGDLQVSANPGHFDNAVSIPEIIAGIQERGLDMPVLLRIENILDTQISLLNESFLSAIDSLGYRGSYLGAYPIKVNQQQQVVEAVTRHGEKYHHGLEAGSKAELIAAMGMMRDTEAVLICNGYKDEEFIDLGLHATQLGFKCVMVVEMPSELALIIERSKAKGVKPILGVRVKLSAQANGLWSESGGDRSIFGLNATQIIDVIDRLSEADMLDCLQLLHYHLGSQIPNIRDIRGAVSEASRVYAGLVGEGANMRYLDLGGGLAVDYDGTQTNFMSSRNYTVNEYCVDVVEGVMTVLDEQGVDHPTIVTESGRAVVAYYSMLLFNVLDTARFEPEPLPEELPEETNIHIQHLFEALKSLNLRNIQECFNDSLYYRDEVRQAFSAGRISFRERAMGENVFWETIRRIAILTKDLPTLPHELEGIVHALSDIYYCNFSVFQSLPDAWAIGQLFPIMPVHRLNERPTREGILADITCDCDGKIDRFIDSQGVKKTMPLHELKESDEYYLGAFLVGAYQETLGDLHNLLGDTNIVTVRIRENGEFDFIGEMEGDTVEEILTYVEYDTKYLLTRFRETAENAVRKGLITPALRREILQAYKIGLQGYTYFER from the coding sequence GTGACCAATACACTGGAAAGATGGACCGCTGAAAGGTCTACAGAACTCTACGGCGTCCGCGAATGGGGCGCTGGATTCTTCGGCATCTCCGATAACGGAGATCTTCAGGTTTCTGCCAACCCGGGTCATTTTGACAATGCGGTAAGCATACCGGAGATAATCGCCGGCATTCAAGAACGCGGATTGGACATGCCTGTCCTTCTGCGAATCGAGAATATCCTCGACACCCAGATATCCCTGCTTAATGAAAGTTTTCTTTCAGCCATCGACAGCCTCGGCTATCGCGGGTCATATCTCGGGGCATACCCAATTAAAGTTAATCAGCAGCAACAGGTTGTTGAAGCTGTAACGCGCCACGGTGAAAAATATCACCACGGCCTCGAAGCAGGAAGTAAAGCAGAACTCATCGCGGCCATGGGCATGATGCGTGATACTGAAGCTGTACTTATCTGCAACGGATATAAGGATGAAGAATTTATAGACCTTGGTTTACATGCAACCCAGCTCGGCTTTAAGTGCGTTATGGTTGTCGAGATGCCAAGTGAACTGGCCCTCATAATTGAACGTTCCAAAGCAAAAGGTGTAAAGCCTATTCTCGGAGTGCGTGTCAAACTTTCCGCTCAAGCAAACGGCCTCTGGTCGGAATCCGGCGGAGACCGCTCCATCTTCGGACTCAACGCAACTCAAATTATTGATGTAATCGATCGTCTAAGTGAAGCGGACATGCTCGACTGTCTGCAACTGCTGCACTATCACCTTGGTTCACAGATCCCGAATATCCGCGATATCCGCGGAGCGGTATCAGAAGCAAGCCGTGTTTACGCAGGACTGGTCGGTGAAGGCGCAAACATGCGTTACCTCGACCTCGGCGGCGGTCTGGCTGTTGACTATGACGGAACTCAGACCAACTTCATGAGCAGCCGTAACTACACTGTAAACGAGTACTGCGTTGACGTTGTTGAAGGCGTAATGACCGTGCTCGACGAACAGGGAGTTGATCATCCGACTATTGTTACTGAATCAGGACGTGCTGTTGTAGCCTACTACTCAATGCTCCTTTTCAACGTGCTTGATACAGCTCGCTTTGAACCGGAGCCGTTGCCGGAAGAGCTTCCTGAAGAAACAAATATTCATATTCAGCACTTATTTGAAGCGTTGAAATCTCTTAACCTGCGTAATATTCAGGAATGTTTTAACGATAGCCTGTATTATCGCGATGAAGTCCGGCAGGCGTTCAGCGCTGGAAGGATTTCCTTCAGAGAACGCGCTATGGGTGAAAATGTCTTTTGGGAGACAATCCGCCGCATAGCTATTCTGACAAAGGATCTGCCTACTCTGCCGCATGAACTTGAAGGCATAGTACACGCTCTTTCAGATATATATTACTGTAACTTCAGTGTCTTTCAATCTCTGCCGGATGCTTGGGCAATAGGACAGCTATTCCCCATTATGCCGGTACATCGGTTGAATGAAAGACCCACGCGTGAAGGAATTCTCGCCGACATAACATGCGACTGTGATGGTAAAATCGACAGATTCATCGACAGTCAGGGTGTTAAAAAAACAATGCCGCTGCATGAGTTGAAAGAAAGTGACGAGTACTACCTCGGAGCTTTTCTTGTCGGAGCTTATCAGGAAACACTCGGCGATTTGCATAATCTGCTGGGCGATACTAATATCGTGACAGTAAGAATACGCGAAAATGGCGAGTTCGACTTTATCGGTGAAATGGAAGGAGACACGGTTGAAGAAATTCTGACTTATGTAGAATACGATACCAAATACCTTCTGACCCGTTTCCGCGAGACTGCTGAGAATGCTGTGCGCAAGGGGCTCATAACCCCGGCACTACGCAGAGAAATTCTTCAAGCTTACAAAATAGGCTTGCAGGGATACACTTACTTCGAAAGATAA
- a CDS encoding dihydrolipoyl dehydrogenase family protein, with product MTIKRHDVVILGSGPAGGVVAGMCQKAGLDVVVVEEDGWGGVCPLRGCEPKKVLVDATHAVSRIRDMEGHGPVGSVSIDWQNLMQFKRALIDPIPDAVLQSLEKRGIKTVSGHASFVGEGQVEVSGYGILEGKHVVIATGARTRPLNVSGEELLLASRQFLELDTMPKSILFIGGGFISFEFACVAAAAGADVTIVHRSSRVLKGFDHDLSLSLIEGMKELGIKVFIDRPVLGVEKTDSGIVVTSRNDDGEKEYFTAELGVIGVGRIPNVDRLNLDAAGVTVSKRGVVVNDFMQSVSNPRVFAAGDCAEPGTPLTPLAVLQATTVARNIIDELLTKSDLRGAASVVFTHPPLMSVGMLEEEARKQGLDVIIHSGDAAKWSEHKRLGLKHAGYKIIEDRSSGRIVGAHYLGQHAEEVANIFGMAIRHGLTRENLMDHPWAYPSFGYTLRYMFS from the coding sequence ATGACGATAAAGCGGCATGATGTTGTTATTTTAGGTTCCGGACCTGCTGGCGGAGTCGTGGCCGGAATGTGTCAAAAAGCGGGCCTTGATGTAGTTGTTGTCGAGGAGGACGGATGGGGCGGAGTTTGTCCGCTGCGTGGCTGTGAACCGAAAAAAGTACTGGTTGATGCGACGCATGCAGTATCCCGAATCCGTGATATGGAAGGGCATGGACCTGTGGGGAGCGTTTCTATAGATTGGCAGAATTTAATGCAGTTCAAACGGGCCCTTATTGATCCCATTCCGGATGCGGTGCTCCAATCTCTGGAGAAACGCGGTATTAAGACTGTTTCCGGTCACGCAAGTTTTGTCGGTGAAGGACAGGTAGAAGTTTCCGGGTATGGGATCTTGGAAGGAAAACATGTCGTGATTGCTACCGGGGCCAGAACTAGACCATTGAACGTTTCCGGCGAGGAACTTTTGCTGGCGAGTCGACAGTTTCTTGAGCTTGATACAATGCCAAAATCTATTTTGTTTATCGGCGGCGGGTTCATCTCCTTTGAATTTGCCTGTGTTGCAGCCGCGGCCGGTGCTGATGTGACCATTGTACATAGAAGCAGCAGGGTGCTTAAAGGGTTTGATCACGATCTTAGTCTTTCGCTGATAGAGGGTATGAAGGAACTCGGTATTAAGGTCTTTATAGATCGACCGGTTCTCGGTGTGGAGAAGACTGACTCCGGAATAGTTGTTACGTCTCGAAATGATGACGGAGAAAAGGAGTATTTTACTGCCGAACTTGGTGTTATCGGCGTTGGCAGAATTCCCAATGTCGACAGGCTTAATCTTGATGCTGCAGGAGTGACAGTTTCCAAACGCGGAGTGGTGGTTAACGACTTCATGCAGAGTGTCTCCAATCCCAGAGTTTTTGCGGCAGGTGACTGCGCCGAGCCCGGCACTCCTTTGACTCCTCTGGCGGTTTTGCAGGCTACGACAGTAGCTCGTAATATTATTGACGAGCTTTTGACTAAGTCGGACTTACGCGGGGCGGCGAGTGTGGTTTTTACCCATCCTCCGCTTATGAGTGTCGGGATGCTTGAAGAAGAGGCTCGAAAGCAGGGACTCGATGTCATAATTCATTCCGGTGACGCAGCAAAATGGTCCGAACACAAGCGTCTCGGGCTGAAACATGCAGGTTACAAGATCATTGAGGATCGATCTTCGGGGCGTATAGTTGGTGCGCACTATCTCGGACAGCATGCTGAAGAGGTTGCCAACATCTTCGGCATGGCCATCAGGCATGGCCTGACAAGGGAGAACCTGATGGATCATCCTTGGGCCTATCCATCTTTCGGTTATACTCTGCGATACATGTTTTCATGA
- a CDS encoding plasma-membrane proton-efflux P-type ATPase yields the protein MESYQSEGHEKEKLQPVDAFKKVDSGPNGLSGNEAAKRLEKYGPNALEDQKVSPVRKFLGYFWGPIPWMIESAAVLSMIVGHWADFCIILSLLIFNAVVGFWQEYQAGNAVEALKNTLALKSRVLRDSSWQSVNAQVLVPGDIIRLRMGDIIPADARLVDGDYLSVDQSALTGESLPVEKMIGDLIYSGSVAKQGEMVGVVMATGEKTFFGKTAKLVSNAKTVSHFQKAVMQIGDYLIYLSLVLVAVLIVVQLFRGAHLLDLVQFALILTVASIPVAMPAVLSVTMAVGALALSKRKAIVSRLESIEEMAGMDILCTDKTGTLTQNKLKLGTSITFEAKGEDDLILAGCLASKAENEDAIDLAVLEGVKDKAFLTAYSQEKFIPFDPVSKRTEALIKDQDGNSFKVSKGALQVILDLAEVSDDARAKAEESSQSFAAKGYRTIGVARADGDESWKFMGILPLFDPPREDSRETISQAGKHGIEVKMVTGDNLAIAKEISSQLNLGQNISLAGQWLKIGDDAKGLSADAATEVEDSDGFAQVFPEHKYNIVKLLQSKNHIVGMTGDGVNDAPALKQADVGIAVSGATDAARAAADLVLTASGISVIINAVEEARRIFERMNSYAIYRITETIRIMIFVVLAMIAFDFYPITAIMIILLAFLNDVPIVTIAYDRTWLDPNPVRWNMRRVITVSTAMGLTGVFGSFLMLYLGLNWLHLTIPEVQTYIFLKMAVSGHLTLFVSRSRGYFWKSPYPAPVMVWSALGTKILGTLLAAYGFGLISPIGWKSIGLVWGYSIVWAFLTDYVKVMIYRHVDTGSSHNMSFLNKVRQSLHPL from the coding sequence ATGGAATCGTATCAATCAGAAGGACATGAAAAGGAAAAACTTCAACCCGTGGATGCTTTTAAAAAAGTTGATAGCGGCCCGAATGGGTTGAGTGGAAATGAAGCTGCTAAACGCCTTGAAAAATATGGTCCCAATGCATTGGAGGACCAAAAAGTAAGCCCGGTTAGAAAATTTTTGGGATACTTTTGGGGACCGATTCCCTGGATGATTGAGAGCGCAGCCGTTCTGTCCATGATCGTCGGCCATTGGGCTGACTTCTGTATTATTCTTTCCCTGCTAATTTTCAACGCCGTGGTCGGATTTTGGCAGGAATATCAAGCCGGTAACGCCGTTGAAGCACTTAAGAACACACTTGCGTTGAAGAGCCGGGTCCTGCGTGACAGCTCGTGGCAAAGCGTTAATGCTCAGGTCTTAGTACCTGGCGATATCATCCGTTTGCGCATGGGGGACATTATCCCGGCCGATGCCAGACTTGTTGACGGCGACTACCTGAGCGTGGACCAGTCTGCGCTGACCGGCGAATCTCTTCCCGTGGAAAAAATGATCGGAGATCTTATCTATTCCGGATCCGTAGCCAAGCAGGGCGAGATGGTCGGAGTGGTAATGGCAACAGGTGAGAAAACGTTCTTCGGCAAAACAGCTAAGCTTGTATCAAATGCCAAAACGGTATCCCACTTCCAGAAAGCTGTTATGCAGATCGGTGATTATCTGATCTATCTTAGCTTAGTTCTGGTCGCAGTACTTATCGTTGTGCAGCTTTTCCGCGGGGCTCATCTCCTTGATCTGGTGCAGTTTGCGCTGATCCTGACGGTGGCTTCTATTCCTGTGGCTATGCCTGCCGTCCTGTCTGTGACCATGGCCGTAGGTGCTCTGGCTCTTTCCAAGCGAAAGGCTATCGTCTCGCGGCTGGAGTCCATTGAGGAAATGGCGGGTATGGACATCCTCTGTACGGACAAAACCGGAACCCTGACCCAGAATAAGTTGAAGCTCGGGACTTCAATCACCTTTGAAGCAAAGGGTGAAGACGATCTCATTCTCGCCGGATGTCTTGCGTCCAAGGCCGAAAACGAGGACGCCATTGATCTGGCCGTTCTGGAAGGAGTGAAGGATAAAGCGTTCCTTACTGCATATTCTCAGGAGAAGTTTATTCCCTTTGATCCCGTGAGCAAAAGAACCGAAGCTTTAATCAAGGATCAGGATGGAAATTCTTTCAAGGTCAGCAAGGGAGCTTTGCAGGTTATTCTAGACCTTGCCGAGGTGAGCGATGATGCGCGTGCTAAGGCTGAAGAATCTTCCCAAAGTTTTGCTGCTAAAGGATACCGCACCATCGGCGTGGCAAGAGCAGATGGCGATGAATCATGGAAATTTATGGGCATCCTGCCTCTGTTTGATCCACCGCGTGAGGACTCCCGCGAGACCATCTCACAGGCCGGAAAGCACGGCATTGAAGTTAAGATGGTGACTGGCGATAACTTAGCCATAGCCAAAGAGATATCCAGCCAACTTAATCTGGGACAAAATATTTCTCTTGCCGGGCAATGGTTGAAAATCGGAGATGACGCTAAAGGATTATCCGCCGATGCCGCTACAGAAGTTGAAGATTCAGATGGGTTTGCCCAAGTCTTTCCGGAACATAAATATAATATCGTCAAGCTGTTGCAATCAAAGAACCATATAGTTGGAATGACCGGAGACGGAGTTAACGACGCTCCTGCTTTGAAACAGGCCGATGTTGGCATAGCTGTGAGCGGTGCTACCGATGCGGCGCGCGCCGCTGCGGATCTGGTACTGACGGCTTCTGGAATTTCGGTGATTATCAACGCAGTGGAAGAGGCTAGGCGCATTTTCGAGCGCATGAATAGTTACGCCATTTACCGTATCACTGAAACCATCCGGATCATGATTTTTGTAGTGCTGGCAATGATCGCATTTGATTTCTACCCCATCACCGCCATTATGATAATCTTGCTGGCATTCCTGAACGACGTGCCCATAGTGACCATCGCCTACGACCGCACCTGGCTGGACCCGAATCCGGTACGCTGGAATATGCGACGGGTCATCACGGTCTCGACAGCCATGGGGCTGACCGGCGTTTTCGGCAGCTTTCTGATGCTCTATCTGGGGTTGAATTGGCTGCACCTTACCATTCCTGAAGTGCAAACATATATCTTCCTGAAGATGGCCGTCTCCGGACATCTGACACTGTTCGTCTCACGCAGCCGCGGCTATTTTTGGAAATCGCCATATCCTGCGCCGGTGATGGTCTGGTCAGCCTTGGGAACAAAAATTCTTGGAACGCTTTTGGCCGCATATGGATTCGGCCTTATTTCACCTATCGGTTGGAAGTCAATCGGTCTGGTCTGGGGCTATTCGATTGTCTGGGCTTTTTTGACCGACTACGTCAAGGTCATGATTTACAGGCATGTCGATACGGGATCTTCACATAACATGTCTTTTTTGAACAAGGTGCGTCAATCACTTCACCCCTTATGA
- a CDS encoding helix-turn-helix domain-containing protein, producing MPTKSLEQYSETERKIMTDFGNRVRRIRIEKGLSQEKLAELTDVHRTYISGIERGRQNISLLTMNNLAQALSTSIASLITDART from the coding sequence GTGCCCACCAAAAGCTTGGAACAATACTCAGAAACAGAACGTAAAATCATGACCGATTTTGGCAACAGAGTTCGGCGAATCAGAATTGAAAAAGGTTTGTCTCAGGAAAAACTTGCAGAGCTAACAGACGTGCACCGTACATACATCAGTGGTATTGAACGTGGACGCCAAAATATTTCGTTATTAACTATGAATAATCTTGCTCAAGCGCTATCGACCAGTATCGCAAGCCTGATCACTGACGCTCGAACATAG